A genomic region of Papaver somniferum cultivar HN1 chromosome 7, ASM357369v1, whole genome shotgun sequence contains the following coding sequences:
- the LOC113294569 gene encoding uncharacterized protein LOC113294569: MNSIFGPYLRKFELVFFDDILVYSTNLKDHIQHISIVFTLLIQHQLYAKLYKCTFAQPSLQYLGHIITAQGDSADPDKIKCMEDWPIPTNFKQLKGFLGLTGYYRKFVRGYGTLCKPLTDLLKKNAFHWSFAALAAFNKVAMCTTPVLALPDFSKPFVVESDACTHGVGAVLMQEGRAIAFFS, encoded by the coding sequence ATGAATTCTATCTTTGGCCCTTATCTTAGGAAATTTGAACTTGTTTTCTTTGATGACATATTGGTTTATAGCACCAACCTCAAAGATCATATTCAACATATTTCTATAGTTTTTACACTCCTCATACAACACCAGCTCTATGCTAAGCTCTACAAATGCACATTTGCTCAACCATCTCTACAATATTTAGGTCACATCATCACTGCACAAGGAGATTCAGCTGATCCTGATAAAATTAAGTGTATGGAAGATTGGCCTATTCCCACAAATTTCAAGCAGTTGAAAGGGTTCTTGGGGCTCACTGGTTACTACAGGAAGTTTGTGAGAGGATATGGCACTCTCTGCAAGCCTCTTACAGACCTATTAAAGAAGAATGCATTCCATTGGTCCTTTGCAGCTCTTGCAGCTTTCAACAAAGTTGCAATGTGCACCACACCAGTCTTGGCCCTACCTGATTTCTCTAAACCTTTTGTAGTGGAATCAGATGCTTGCACACATGGTGTTGGAGCTGTTCTGATGCAAGAGGGTAGAGCCATAGCTTTTTTCAGCTAG